From the genome of Spirosomataceae bacterium TFI 002, one region includes:
- a CDS encoding phosphate acetyltransferase: MSKGIYIATTGPNSGKSIVSIGMMQLLLGKAAKIGYFRPIIDDQREGKMDNHIRTMINHFELNINPKNAYAYTRSEIIQLKNQGKEGQIVNRIIDKYKALEDNFDFILVEGTDFSGEGSIIEWDINVLIAKNLGIPAIILASGVGKTLEELSGNLQIAYDSFQENGVQVLMAIANKVQPENIEKVKTVLDSCIPPSVLKEVIPQNTTLAFPSLKEIVDELNAKVLFGESYLNNQAGNFSVGAMQLRNYLTHLKESSLVITPGDRADIILGALQANLSANYPSISGIVLTGGLIPEESILKLIEGLSDVVPIISVQEGTFSITNRIGDIKPRVYAENVEKIRISKQVFEQNVNVEELANRLITFQASGITPRMFQYNLVKRAQSKKKHIVLPEGYDERILNAAYQLLESGAVDLTLLGDRSKIAALLVNLDIPLDLDKLNVINPTDSDKFDEYANTLYELRKHKNLNLAMARDLMEDVSYFGTMMVYLGDADGMVSGAVHTTQHTIRPALQFVKTKPGVSVVSSVFFMCLPDRVTVYGDCAINPNPTAEELAEIAISSAETSVSFGIDPKIAMLSYSSGTSGVGADVDIVRKATEIVKQKRPDLKVEGPIQYDAAVDMKIGKSKLPDSEVAGQASIFIFPDLNTGNNTYKAVQRETGALAIGPILQGLNKPVNDLSRGCTVIDIFNTVIITAIQAQGE, encoded by the coding sequence ATGAGCAAGGGAATATATATTGCCACAACTGGCCCCAATAGTGGAAAATCAATCGTATCGATTGGAATGATGCAGCTGTTACTTGGCAAGGCTGCAAAAATTGGCTATTTCAGGCCAATAATTGATGACCAGCGTGAAGGTAAAATGGATAATCATATTCGAACAATGATTAACCACTTCGAATTAAATATTAATCCTAAAAATGCATATGCATATACCCGAAGTGAGATTATTCAACTTAAAAACCAAGGTAAGGAGGGGCAGATCGTTAACCGTATCATTGATAAGTATAAAGCACTTGAAGATAATTTCGATTTCATTTTAGTTGAAGGAACTGATTTCTCAGGAGAGGGGTCAATTATAGAGTGGGATATCAATGTTCTTATTGCTAAAAACCTTGGAATACCTGCAATTATATTAGCATCTGGAGTAGGGAAAACTTTGGAGGAGTTAAGTGGGAACTTGCAAATCGCTTATGATTCTTTCCAAGAAAATGGTGTTCAGGTTTTAATGGCCATTGCCAATAAGGTTCAGCCAGAAAATATCGAAAAAGTAAAAACAGTATTAGATTCATGTATTCCTCCTAGTGTATTAAAAGAGGTTATTCCGCAAAATACAACTCTGGCTTTCCCGTCTCTAAAAGAGATAGTGGATGAACTAAATGCTAAAGTACTTTTTGGCGAATCATACCTAAATAATCAAGCTGGCAATTTTAGCGTAGGGGCTATGCAGCTAAGGAATTACTTAACACACTTGAAAGAAAGTAGCCTTGTTATAACTCCTGGCGATCGAGCTGATATAATTTTGGGAGCCCTGCAAGCGAACTTATCTGCGAACTATCCATCAATTTCTGGTATTGTGCTTACGGGAGGATTAATTCCCGAAGAGTCTATTTTGAAGTTAATTGAAGGCTTGTCGGATGTTGTCCCAATTATATCTGTACAAGAAGGGACTTTCTCTATTACCAATAGGATTGGTGATATAAAACCAAGGGTTTATGCGGAAAATGTCGAGAAAATAAGGATATCGAAGCAGGTATTTGAGCAGAATGTAAATGTAGAGGAGCTTGCCAATCGACTGATTACATTTCAGGCTAGTGGTATTACACCAAGAATGTTTCAATATAATCTTGTTAAACGAGCACAAAGTAAAAAGAAACATATTGTTCTTCCCGAAGGCTACGACGAAAGAATACTTAACGCGGCTTATCAATTACTCGAATCTGGAGCTGTTGATTTAACGCTGCTCGGCGATAGGAGCAAGATTGCGGCATTATTAGTTAATCTTGATATTCCATTGGATTTAGATAAGCTTAATGTTATCAATCCTACGGATTCTGATAAGTTTGATGAATATGCTAACACACTATATGAACTTAGAAAACATAAGAACCTGAACCTTGCAATGGCCCGTGACTTGATGGAAGATGTTTCCTATTTTGGAACAATGATGGTTTATTTGGGAGATGCAGATGGTATGGTATCTGGAGCAGTTCATACAACACAACACACTATTCGACCAGCTTTACAATTTGTGAAAACGAAGCCTGGAGTTTCTGTTGTTTCTTCAGTGTTTTTCATGTGTCTGCCAGATAGAGTAACCGTATATGGAGATTGTGCAATAAACCCTAATCCAACTGCGGAAGAACTTGCTGAAATAGCTATATCTTCGGCAGAAACAAGTGTATCATTCGGAATTGATCCTAAAATAGCTATGTTGTCCTACTCGTCAGGGACATCAGGTGTAGGTGCGGATGTGGATATTGTAAGAAAAGCAACTGAGATTGTAAAGCAAAAAAGACCAGATTTGAAAGTCGAAGGGCCTATTCAATACGATGCCGCGGTAGATATGAAGATAGGAAAAAGTAAACTGCCAGACTCTGAGGTTGCTGGTCAAGCGAGTATTTTTATTTTCCCTGACCTAAACACTGGAAATAATACCTACAAAGCCGTCCAAAGAGAAACGGGTGCTTTGGCAATAGGCCCTATACTACAAGGCCTAAATAAGCCGGTGAATGATCTGAGTAGGGGCTGTACCGTAATAGATATTTTTAACACTGTGATTATCACTGCCATTCAGGCCCAAGGAGAATAA
- a CDS encoding BNR repeat-containing family member — protein MRFFAAILLLAAFSSYAQNRIEIDKVWSGHQVGFSLLSDGDYQYVAYYNSERRMTVGQRKLNENKFNITILPKSPETILGWDSHNYVTIGIDSDGYIHLSGNMHAVPLIYFKGDKPRDISSLKRVSTMTGKEELRCTYPQFMTTKDGNLLFTYRDGGSGNGNQIYNLYNSKSKKWTRLLDTPLTDGQGQMNAYISLPKLGSDGYYHTSWVWRDTPDCSTNHDLSYMKSPDLINWYTAKNEALTLPITANEKRVIADPTQPKGGLINGGFRFCLDKDKKPTFVFHKYDSSGNIQLYCSRFENNTWNTKQLTNWDYRWEFSGNGSINSELKIKKLELINQKNFEVSFWHIKYGNGKIVVDNSLTVTDEIYSETKPESGVFNKLISQKANDMGHSTDGHSYELQWESLGKNRDKESALPTPPPSTLFLIKH, from the coding sequence ATGCGATTTTTTGCAGCCATTTTATTATTAGCGGCTTTCTCGAGCTATGCCCAAAACCGAATTGAAATAGACAAAGTTTGGTCTGGACATCAAGTTGGGTTTTCTTTACTCAGTGATGGCGACTACCAATACGTCGCCTACTACAACTCCGAAAGGCGTATGACCGTTGGACAAAGAAAGCTAAATGAAAATAAATTTAATATTACAATTCTACCAAAAAGCCCTGAAACCATCCTTGGCTGGGATAGCCACAACTATGTCACAATAGGAATTGATAGCGACGGTTACATTCACCTTTCCGGGAATATGCATGCCGTACCTCTAATTTATTTCAAAGGAGATAAGCCGAGAGATATTAGCTCTTTAAAAAGAGTTTCGACTATGACTGGAAAAGAAGAGTTAAGATGTACTTATCCTCAATTTATGACTACTAAAGATGGCAATTTGCTATTCACTTATAGAGACGGAGGTAGTGGAAACGGAAATCAAATTTATAACCTCTACAATTCCAAAAGCAAAAAATGGACAAGACTGCTTGATACTCCCTTGACAGATGGCCAAGGTCAAATGAACGCCTACATCTCCTTACCAAAACTTGGCTCCGATGGTTATTATCACACTTCTTGGGTATGGAGAGATACACCTGATTGCTCTACCAACCACGACCTATCATATATGAAAAGCCCAGACCTTATAAATTGGTACACAGCAAAAAATGAAGCTTTAACTTTACCCATTACCGCCAACGAAAAAAGAGTAATTGCAGACCCAACTCAACCAAAAGGAGGCCTAATTAATGGTGGTTTTAGGTTTTGCTTGGATAAGGACAAAAAACCAACGTTTGTGTTTCATAAATACGACAGTTCGGGAAACATTCAGCTCTATTGTAGCCGCTTTGAGAACAATACTTGGAATACAAAACAATTGACAAACTGGGATTACCGATGGGAATTCTCTGGAAACGGTAGTATAAATAGTGAGCTAAAAATTAAAAAACTAGAACTAATCAACCAGAAAAATTTCGAAGTTAGCTTTTGGCACATCAAATATGGAAATGGTAAAATTGTTGTTGATAATAGCTTAACTGTAACCGATGAAATTTACTCTGAAACAAAACCTGAAAGTGGCGTTTTCAATAAATTGATCAGTCAAAAAGCGAATGACATGGGACATTCCACTGATGGACATTCATATGAATTGCAGTGGGAGTCCTTAGGTAAAAACAGGGATAAAGAATCAGCATTACCAACTCCCCCTCCGAGTACACTATTCTTAATAAAACACTAA
- a CDS encoding Putative collagen-binding domain of a collagenase, protein MKKLSIHILFFLVGNFVLGQSAIIHQVLYLDFEIQSLSEKSPENPFTDYRLQVEFKNGKSTFSVPGYFAADGKSAESSASEGRIWRVNFTPNQVGNWTYAVSFKKGKNIAVDDDAYTGIAVTPHDGKTGVIQITAASTEVKGFENSGRLKYNNSRYLFTEDGKPFLKFGTNSPENFLAYNKFDATYPYDPRKSFPKTWEPHVKDWKVGDPTWQGDKGKGIIGALNYLASKGMNCVYALTLNIEGDARDVWPFISHEKKDFLRYDVSKLAQWDIVISHAEKLGIVMNLVTQEKENELILDDGYTGLERKLYYRELIARFGHHKNIIWNMGEENGQVEFWPQGQNDQQRFSMIRYLKDHDPYKNVLVIHTMSEEDHRVHILEGLLAFDRLDGLSMQVSNVYNIHHDFKNWSNRSASKGRPWIMMMDEIGPWHTGTRTDADDPKHDTLRLEVLWGTLMAGGAGVEWYFGWLMSPHDLNAEDWRSRNNIWEQSAVAHEFFKQIPFTEMSTADQLITNPKDYCFAKDGEVYAIYLKHGGTTSLNLSKHKGRFVIKWYNPRTGGKMQIGSKAELTGGDLENIGTPPSDMTEDWAILITKK, encoded by the coding sequence ATGAAAAAACTAAGCATACATATATTATTTTTCCTAGTCGGTAATTTTGTCTTGGGGCAATCTGCCATTATCCATCAGGTTTTATATTTAGATTTTGAAATTCAATCTTTGAGTGAAAAGTCACCAGAAAATCCATTTACGGATTATAGACTTCAAGTAGAGTTTAAGAATGGGAAGAGTACATTTTCTGTGCCAGGGTATTTTGCGGCCGATGGAAAGTCAGCTGAGTCTAGTGCAAGTGAAGGTAGGATTTGGAGAGTGAACTTTACACCTAATCAGGTTGGAAATTGGACATATGCCGTTTCTTTCAAAAAAGGAAAAAACATTGCTGTTGATGACGATGCATATACGGGTATAGCTGTTACTCCACATGATGGGAAAACTGGAGTAATTCAGATAACGGCCGCTTCTACTGAAGTAAAAGGTTTTGAGAATTCTGGTCGGTTGAAGTATAACAATAGTCGTTACTTATTCACAGAAGATGGGAAGCCATTCTTAAAGTTTGGCACAAATTCTCCAGAGAACTTTTTAGCATATAATAAGTTTGACGCGACTTACCCTTATGATCCCAGAAAGTCGTTTCCAAAAACATGGGAGCCTCATGTTAAAGACTGGAAAGTAGGAGACCCAACTTGGCAGGGGGATAAAGGAAAAGGGATAATCGGAGCATTGAATTATTTGGCATCTAAAGGTATGAACTGTGTTTATGCTTTAACCCTAAATATTGAAGGTGATGCAAGAGATGTTTGGCCATTTATAAGCCATGAGAAAAAAGATTTTCTGAGATACGATGTGAGTAAGTTAGCACAATGGGATATTGTAATAAGCCATGCCGAAAAGCTAGGTATTGTGATGAATCTCGTTACACAGGAGAAAGAAAACGAATTGATTTTAGATGACGGATATACAGGTTTGGAGCGAAAGCTGTATTACAGAGAATTGATCGCAAGGTTTGGACATCATAAGAATATTATTTGGAATATGGGCGAAGAGAACGGACAAGTTGAGTTTTGGCCACAAGGTCAAAATGATCAACAACGTTTCTCCATGATAAGGTATCTCAAAGATCATGATCCATACAAGAATGTGTTAGTAATTCACACCATGTCTGAAGAAGATCATCGAGTTCATATTTTGGAAGGTTTATTAGCTTTCGATCGATTGGATGGATTGTCTATGCAAGTTTCGAATGTTTATAACATTCACCATGATTTCAAAAACTGGAGCAATAGATCGGCATCTAAAGGAAGACCTTGGATCATGATGATGGATGAGATTGGGCCTTGGCATACGGGAACTAGAACGGATGCTGACGACCCAAAACATGATACCTTAAGGCTAGAAGTGCTTTGGGGAACCCTTATGGCGGGAGGTGCCGGCGTGGAGTGGTATTTCGGATGGTTAATGTCTCCTCACGACTTAAATGCTGAAGACTGGAGAAGCAGGAATAATATATGGGAGCAGTCGGCTGTAGCTCACGAGTTTTTCAAACAAATACCTTTTACCGAAATGTCCACTGCGGATCAGTTAATTACAAATCCGAAAGATTATTGTTTTGCAAAAGACGGTGAAGTTTATGCTATCTATTTAAAGCATGGTGGTACAACTAGCCTTAACTTGAGCAAGCATAAAGGGAGATTTGTCATCAAATGGTATAATCCCAGAACTGGCGGGAAGATGCAAATAGGTTCCAAGGCTGAGCTAACGGGTGGTGATTTAGAGAATATTGGAACTCCGCCAAGTGACATGACTGAGGATTGGGCTATTTTGATTACAAAGAAGTAG
- a CDS encoding Enoyl-[acyl-carrier-protein] reductase [NADH]: MAYGLLKGKKGIISGALDENSIAWKAALKAHEEGAQIVLTNAPIAMRMGKINELAEMVGAEIVPADATSVEDLTTLYEKSTEILDGKMDFVLHSIGMSPNIRKGREYGDLNYDWYLKSIDISALSFHKFMHVAEKLDALNEWASVVGLSYIAAQRTYPFYTDMADAKAVLESIARGYGYRLGKAKNVRVNTISQSPTPTTAGAGIGGFDSFYEFAEKMSPLGNATAEDCANYIIMLFSDLTKMVTMQNLFHDGGYSNTGISEEIIEMMGK, encoded by the coding sequence ATGGCATACGGTTTACTGAAAGGAAAGAAAGGAATTATCTCAGGTGCATTAGATGAAAACTCTATTGCTTGGAAAGCAGCACTAAAAGCTCATGAAGAAGGAGCACAAATTGTGCTTACCAATGCTCCAATAGCAATGAGAATGGGTAAAATTAATGAATTAGCAGAAATGGTTGGTGCGGAAATCGTACCGGCAGATGCTACTTCAGTGGAGGATTTGACTACACTTTATGAAAAGTCGACTGAAATTTTGGATGGAAAGATGGACTTTGTATTGCACTCTATCGGAATGTCTCCTAATATCCGTAAAGGGAGAGAGTATGGTGACCTCAATTATGATTGGTACCTAAAGAGCATCGATATTTCAGCTTTATCTTTTCATAAATTCATGCACGTTGCCGAAAAGCTAGATGCACTTAATGAGTGGGCTTCAGTTGTAGGCTTGTCTTACATAGCTGCTCAAAGAACTTATCCATTTTATACTGATATGGCAGATGCCAAGGCAGTTTTGGAGTCTATTGCTAGGGGATATGGTTATAGATTGGGGAAAGCAAAAAATGTAAGGGTAAATACAATATCTCAGTCACCTACACCAACTACTGCTGGTGCTGGGATTGGAGGTTTTGATTCGTTTTACGAGTTTGCAGAGAAGATGTCTCCATTAGGAAATGCAACGGCAGAAGATTGTGCGAACTATATCATTATGCTATTTAGTGATCTTACTAAAATGGTTACAATGCAGAATCTATTCCATGATGGTGGTTATTCTAATACAGGTATATCAGAAGAGATTATAGAGATGATGGGGAAGTAA
- a CDS encoding membrane dipeptidase: MKKIALLLCIASQIAFGQDKSQKLAQKFIITDGHVDLPYRLKVKNFQLDREYLGIPVESKDGDFDFKRAKAGGLNAPFMSIYIPASYSPAGGKVLADSLINMVNYIANGKSKYFQVAKSPSDVRKIVKKGRIALPMGMENGSPIATLDDVTYFKKRGISYITLTHSKYNDLGDSSYDTTKYWNGLSPFGYEVVKKMTEEGIMIDISHVSDSTFYDVMAVTPVPVIASHSSLRHFTPGFERNMTDEMVKMMKDNGGVIMINFGSTFVDGDVADKRNSDRKKLQEILEKEGHDFRDEAAKPLIEAFLKENPSAFADIAIVVEHIDRVVKLAGVDHVGFGSDFDGVGDSLPTGLKDVADYPNILKLLLEKGYSESDIEKICSGNLFRVWQQVIDYAASH, from the coding sequence ATGAAAAAAATAGCCCTCCTCCTTTGTATTGCAAGTCAGATTGCATTTGGCCAAGACAAAAGCCAAAAGCTTGCACAAAAATTCATAATCACTGACGGTCATGTAGATTTACCCTATCGCCTAAAGGTTAAAAACTTCCAGCTTGATAGGGAATACCTCGGAATCCCTGTAGAAAGTAAGGATGGCGACTTTGATTTCAAAAGAGCTAAAGCGGGTGGTTTAAATGCTCCTTTTATGTCTATCTATATTCCAGCAAGCTACTCACCCGCTGGTGGAAAAGTACTGGCTGATAGTTTAATCAACATGGTCAACTATATAGCTAATGGAAAGAGTAAGTATTTTCAAGTTGCTAAAAGCCCATCCGACGTTAGAAAAATTGTCAAAAAAGGCAGAATTGCACTACCAATGGGTATGGAAAATGGCTCTCCAATTGCCACGCTTGACGATGTGACTTATTTCAAAAAAAGAGGCATTTCCTATATCACCTTGACACATTCTAAATACAATGACTTAGGAGATTCTTCATATGACACTACGAAGTACTGGAATGGCTTGAGCCCATTTGGCTATGAAGTTGTTAAGAAAATGACTGAAGAAGGAATAATGATAGATATATCTCACGTTTCTGACAGTACCTTCTACGATGTAATGGCCGTTACACCAGTCCCAGTTATTGCTTCACATTCATCTTTAAGACATTTCACACCTGGTTTTGAAAGAAACATGACAGACGAAATGGTCAAAATGATGAAAGATAATGGCGGCGTAATTATGATCAATTTTGGGTCAACATTTGTAGACGGGGATGTTGCAGATAAAAGAAATTCCGATAGAAAGAAACTTCAAGAAATTTTGGAAAAGGAAGGCCATGACTTTAGAGACGAAGCGGCGAAACCACTTATCGAAGCCTTCCTAAAAGAAAACCCTTCGGCCTTTGCCGATATAGCAATAGTTGTAGAACATATAGACCGCGTAGTAAAGCTTGCAGGCGTTGATCATGTAGGTTTTGGCTCTGATTTCGACGGAGTGGGCGACAGTCTACCTACGGGATTAAAAGATGTCGCTGACTATCCAAATATCCTAAAACTGCTTTTAGAAAAGGGCTATAGCGAAAGCGATATTGAAAAAATATGTTCTGGAAATTTATTCAGAGTATGGCAACAAGTAATTGATTACGCTGCGAGTCACTAA
- a CDS encoding acetate kinase: MNILVLNSGSSSIKYQVIEMPSREVLCSGLLERIGHADAQVSHKPNRGGLKKELEILDHKAGLALIASIIMDESYGVIRDPTDIHAVGHRVVHGGDQFSNTVLINEDVKDQIQKFCSLAPLHNPANLQGILMAEEVFESAIQVAVFDTAFHQSISRKAYTYAIPRKLTGEIGIRLYGFHGTSHKYVSQKAIDYLGVKSNKIITIHLGNGCSVTAVKNGKSFDHSLGFSPLNGLVMGTRSGDIDHSIIFHLVDNLGYDLATVSKMLIKESGMLGLTGFSDLRDIQSAAENGNEDCKLALEINSYRIKKYIGAYASAMNGLDAIVFTAGIGENSNLLRSMVCSEMDFLGIEINESKNSEKLDELIDVSGSGAKVKTLVIATNEELEIAEQTFDLLA; this comes from the coding sequence ATGAATATTTTAGTTTTAAATTCTGGGAGTTCTTCAATCAAATATCAAGTGATTGAGATGCCTAGTAGAGAGGTGCTGTGCTCAGGCTTATTAGAAAGGATTGGTCATGCCGATGCTCAAGTTTCTCATAAACCCAATAGAGGTGGGTTGAAAAAGGAATTGGAGATTTTGGATCATAAGGCAGGACTTGCATTGATAGCTTCCATAATTATGGACGAAAGTTATGGTGTGATCCGAGATCCTACAGATATTCATGCTGTTGGACACAGGGTTGTTCATGGGGGTGATCAATTTTCCAATACGGTATTAATAAACGAAGATGTTAAAGATCAAATTCAGAAGTTTTGCTCCTTAGCACCGCTACACAACCCGGCGAATTTACAAGGCATATTAATGGCTGAAGAAGTTTTTGAAAGTGCAATACAAGTAGCTGTTTTCGATACTGCTTTTCATCAATCGATCTCTAGAAAAGCGTATACTTATGCTATTCCAAGAAAACTGACTGGTGAAATAGGGATAAGGCTTTATGGGTTTCATGGAACTAGTCATAAATATGTGTCGCAAAAAGCTATTGATTATTTAGGTGTAAAGAGTAACAAGATTATTACAATTCACTTAGGAAATGGGTGTAGTGTTACTGCTGTTAAAAATGGAAAGAGCTTTGATCATAGTCTTGGGTTTAGTCCATTGAATGGATTGGTAATGGGAACAAGGAGCGGTGATATAGATCACTCTATTATTTTTCATTTAGTAGATAATTTGGGTTACGACCTTGCCACAGTTAGCAAAATGCTGATTAAGGAAAGCGGGATGTTGGGGCTTACTGGCTTTAGTGACCTAAGAGATATTCAAAGTGCCGCTGAGAATGGAAATGAAGATTGTAAGCTTGCTTTAGAGATAAATTCTTATCGAATAAAGAAATACATTGGTGCTTATGCAAGTGCGATGAATGGTTTAGATGCCATAGTTTTTACTGCTGGTATTGGAGAAAACTCTAATTTGTTGCGTTCGATGGTTTGCTCTGAAATGGATTTTTTGGGAATCGAAATAAACGAAAGTAAAAACAGCGAAAAGCTTGATGAGCTCATAGATGTTAGTGGTAGTGGTGCTAAAGTGAAAACATTGGTAATTGCCACAAATGAGGAGCTCGAAATTGCTGAACAAACTTTTGATTTGCTAGCATAA
- a CDS encoding Taurine dioxygenase, alpha-ketoglutarate-dependent yields MEFLIEKTYKDINYSPQEMTELIKKYKVIVLRDYGLEEEPLEFFTKFTDQIGKIHDIDEDLITGNPTGKRWVDITYDPAIKDKYRSAPVAQPLHTDASYENIEENVQFFYCVSQAKLGGATVFIDANKVVELLEMAGENELLNDIQSHTIKFSKGPQFKNSPILKKKGDKYHFNWNYYCGDPENSAEEKDLFERFHNFLETRIVKSGLVSEVLLRKNDVVFFHDELVLHGRNSYFATEKGQRSLNKGTILLS; encoded by the coding sequence ATGGAGTTTTTAATAGAGAAGACATATAAAGACATCAATTATTCTCCTCAGGAGATGACGGAATTGATTAAAAAATATAAAGTAATAGTTCTCCGTGATTATGGACTAGAAGAAGAACCACTTGAGTTTTTCACAAAGTTCACTGATCAAATTGGGAAGATACACGACATTGACGAGGACCTCATTACTGGCAACCCTACTGGTAAAAGGTGGGTTGACATTACATATGATCCCGCTATTAAAGATAAGTATAGGTCTGCTCCGGTAGCCCAACCACTTCACACAGATGCATCTTACGAAAATATTGAAGAAAACGTACAGTTCTTTTATTGCGTGAGTCAGGCTAAGCTAGGAGGTGCTACAGTTTTTATTGATGCTAACAAGGTCGTAGAATTACTTGAAATGGCGGGTGAAAATGAGTTACTAAACGATATTCAGTCCCACACCATCAAGTTTTCGAAAGGCCCACAATTTAAGAACTCTCCAATCTTAAAAAAGAAGGGAGACAAGTATCATTTCAATTGGAATTACTATTGTGGAGATCCTGAAAACTCTGCAGAAGAGAAAGACTTATTTGAGCGTTTTCATAATTTCTTAGAAACTAGAATTGTTAAGTCAGGCTTAGTTTCTGAGGTTTTACTTCGCAAAAACGACGTGGTTTTCTTTCATGACGAATTAGTACTTCACGGTCGCAATTCATACTTCGCAACTGAAAAAGGGCAACGTTCGCTAAACAAAGGAACTATACTCTTAAGTTAA
- a CDS encoding dihydroxy-acid dehydratase — MSQNLNKFSRTLTQEVSNPAAQAMLYAIGMSEDDQKKPQIGIASTGYEGNPCNIHLNGLSVHVKKGIQGNDMMGLIFHTIGVSDGMTNGNDGMSYSLPSRDIIADSIENVVAAQWYDGVVAVVGCDKNMPGAIMAMARLNRPSIMMYGGTVRTGNWKGKKLDIVSAFEAYGQKVAGTITEEDYKGIIQNSIPGQGACGGMYTANTMASSIEAMGLSMPYSSSYPATHEGKVQECLDLGAAMKNLLEKQILPRDIITRESLENALTIVMALGGSTNAVLHYLAIAHSAKIDLTIDDVQTISDRTPFIADLKPSGKYFMEDIMSLGGVPAVMKYLHSVGLIHGDCMTVTGKTVAENLKEAPDLDFEAQQIIRPIENPIKETGHIQIMKGNLATEGGVAKITGKEGLKFEGIAKVCDKEEEMLEAFARGEIKEGQVVVIRYEGPKGGPGMPEMLKPTSAVMGAGLGDKVAMITDGRFSGGTHGFVVGHIAPEAYVGGAIALVEDGDKITIDAESRELKVHVSDEVLAERRKKWKPLTPPFIEQGVLRKYFNTVSSASEGCVTDK, encoded by the coding sequence ATGAGCCAAAACCTAAATAAATTTAGTAGAACACTTACTCAAGAAGTAAGTAACCCTGCCGCTCAGGCTATGCTTTATGCCATTGGAATGAGCGAAGATGACCAAAAGAAACCACAAATCGGTATTGCAAGTACTGGTTATGAGGGGAATCCATGTAACATTCACCTCAATGGGTTGAGTGTCCATGTGAAAAAGGGAATTCAAGGAAATGACATGATGGGTCTCATTTTTCACACTATTGGTGTTTCTGATGGGATGACGAATGGTAACGACGGAATGAGCTACTCTCTTCCATCTCGTGACATTATTGCTGACTCTATCGAAAACGTGGTGGCTGCTCAATGGTACGACGGTGTAGTTGCAGTAGTTGGTTGCGATAAAAACATGCCAGGTGCTATTATGGCAATGGCTCGTCTTAACCGACCATCAATCATGATGTACGGTGGAACTGTAAGAACGGGAAATTGGAAAGGTAAAAAATTAGATATCGTCTCTGCTTTTGAAGCATATGGGCAAAAAGTAGCAGGAACTATTACAGAGGAAGACTATAAAGGCATTATTCAAAACTCTATTCCGGGTCAAGGAGCTTGTGGTGGAATGTATACTGCAAATACAATGGCTTCGTCTATTGAGGCCATGGGATTAAGTATGCCATATAGTTCTTCATACCCTGCTACACATGAAGGAAAGGTACAGGAGTGTTTAGACCTTGGTGCAGCAATGAAAAATTTGCTTGAGAAGCAGATTTTACCAAGAGATATTATAACAAGAGAGTCACTCGAAAATGCACTTACAATTGTAATGGCTTTGGGTGGGTCTACGAATGCTGTATTGCATTATTTGGCAATCGCTCATTCAGCAAAAATTGATCTTACAATAGACGATGTTCAAACAATCTCTGACAGAACACCATTTATTGCTGATTTAAAACCTTCAGGAAAATACTTCATGGAAGATATCATGTCTCTTGGAGGTGTGCCTGCAGTAATGAAATACTTGCATTCAGTTGGATTGATTCACGGAGATTGTATGACTGTAACTGGTAAAACGGTTGCTGAGAATTTAAAAGAAGCTCCAGATTTAGATTTTGAAGCACAACAAATTATTCGTCCTATAGAAAATCCTATCAAAGAAACTGGACACATCCAGATCATGAAAGGTAACCTAGCCACAGAAGGCGGAGTTGCGAAAATTACAGGAAAAGAGGGCTTGAAGTTTGAAGGTATTGCTAAAGTATGTGACAAGGAAGAGGAAATGCTTGAAGCATTTGCAAGAGGAGAAATAAAAGAAGGACAAGTTGTTGTTATAAGATATGAAGGTCCAAAAGGAGGTCCTGGAATGCCAGAAATGCTTAAACCAACTTCTGCTGTAATGGGAGCGGGATTAGGAGATAAAGTTGCCATGATTACCGATGGTAGATTTAGTGGTGGTACACACGGATTTGTAGTTGGTCACATTGCTCCTGAGGCATATGTTGGCGGTGCTATTGCTTTGGTAGAAGATGGGGACAAAATTACCATCGACGCGGAATCAAGAGAACTAAAAGTACATGTAAGTGATGAAGTTTTGGCAGAAAGAAGAAAGAAATGGAAGCCACTCACACCACCATTTATTGAGCAAGGTGTACTTAGAAAATATTTTAATACAGTTTCTTCAGCCTCAGAAGGCTGCGTGACTGATAAATAA